In Clostridium sp. DL-VIII, the following proteins share a genomic window:
- a CDS encoding M15 family metallopeptidase → MEHFFIFNKSYLYSTYISNKVKENRKILISCMENVGFENYPTEWWHWSYGDCYFAFLNNRDAFYGPVAENEI, encoded by the coding sequence GTGGAGCACTTTTTTATATTTAACAAATCATACTTATATTCGACATATATAAGCAATAAGGTTAAAGAAAATCGAAAAATACTAATTAGCTGCATGGAAAACGTTGGTTTTGAAAATTATCCAACTGAATGGTGGCATTGGTCCTATGGAGATTGTTACTTTGCATTTTTAAATAATAGAGATGCATTCTATGGGCCAGTTGCTGAAAATGAAATATAA